In the genome of Fulvivirga maritima, one region contains:
- the pgl gene encoding 6-phosphogluconolactonase — MIKVYSSQQEASEAMAQEFKNIANESVKERGRFNVSLTGGSSPKVLYQLLAKEPLVNEIPWDKTFVFWGDERCVPFDHEDNNAKMAFELLLNDVPVPEENIFRMDGRNDPEEGAQQYESILKEHFAGEEPAFDLILLGMGGDGHTASIFPGTEVINEKDKWVDKGYNAELKSDRITLTAPFINKARNIFFGAFGEGKAETLKSVIEGDYKPTEYPSQLIKPEKGNLVWYLDEAAAKQIKH, encoded by the coding sequence ATGATTAAAGTATATAGTTCTCAACAAGAGGCCAGTGAAGCGATGGCACAGGAATTTAAAAATATAGCTAATGAATCCGTAAAGGAGAGGGGCAGGTTTAATGTTTCTCTCACAGGAGGTAGCTCCCCTAAGGTGCTTTATCAGCTCCTGGCTAAGGAGCCATTGGTAAATGAAATTCCATGGGATAAAACCTTCGTTTTCTGGGGAGACGAAAGATGTGTTCCTTTTGATCATGAGGATAATAATGCGAAAATGGCATTTGAATTATTGCTGAATGATGTGCCTGTTCCTGAAGAGAATATCTTTAGAATGGATGGTAGAAACGATCCTGAAGAAGGGGCTCAGCAATATGAAAGCATTTTAAAGGAACATTTTGCTGGTGAAGAGCCTGCTTTTGATCTCATTCTGTTAGGAATGGGAGGAGATGGTCATACAGCCTCTATTTTTCCAGGTACAGAAGTGATTAATGAAAAGGATAAGTGGGTAGATAAGGGTTATAATGCCGAGCTGAAGTCAGACCGGATAACTTTAACTGCTCCTTTTATAAATAAAGCCAGAAATATATTCTTTGGTGCTTTTGGAGAGGGAAAAGCTGAGACATTAAAATCAGTAATTGAAGGTGATTATAAACCTACAGAATATCCTTCGCAACTCATTAAGCCAGAAAAGGGTAACCTGGTCTGGTATCTAGATGAGGCTGCGGCCAAGCAGATAAAACACTGA
- a CDS encoding STAS domain-containing protein — MKPQVQIFDENDSLIVKIRGELTLRYAEDIKQMLAELPIYQKKVELILEEIEGVDLCAIQMIWAFRKYCQSSDIHFHMQANMEDAEQQLIDNTGFSSLFL; from the coding sequence ATGAAGCCACAAGTACAGATTTTTGACGAGAATGATAGTCTTATCGTGAAAATACGTGGAGAACTTACATTGAGATATGCTGAAGATATCAAACAAATGCTTGCCGAATTACCTATTTACCAAAAAAAAGTAGAGCTTATATTAGAGGAAATAGAAGGGGTAGACTTGTGTGCGATACAAATGATATGGGCGTTTAGAAAATATTGTCAGTCTTCTGATATACACTTTCATATGCAGGCAAATATGGAAGATGCCGAGCAGCAGCTGATTGATAATACTGGGTTCTCTTCACTTTTCCTTTAA
- a CDS encoding response regulator: MSKTVLIVDDSESIRDLVEMTLENAGYKVIKSFDGEDATYKLNGRPVDLIITDLNMPNLDGIDFIKKVRAHEAYSTVPILLLTTESQTIKKEKAKEVGATGWIVKPFVQEKLIAIVKKVIR; encoded by the coding sequence ATGAGTAAAACAGTTTTGATTGTAGATGATTCTGAAAGTATCAGAGATCTTGTAGAGATGACGCTTGAAAATGCAGGGTACAAAGTGATTAAAAGTTTTGATGGTGAAGATGCAACCTATAAGCTCAATGGCAGACCGGTTGATTTAATTATTACTGATTTGAATATGCCAAATTTAGATGGCATTGACTTTATTAAAAAAGTAAGGGCACATGAAGCATATAGCACCGTGCCTATTTTATTGCTGACTACAGAATCTCAAACTATAAAAAAGGAAAAGGCGAAGGAAGTAGGAGCCACCGGCTGGATAGTAAAGCCTTTTGTGCAGGAAAAACTGATAGCTATAGTGAAAAAAGTGATCCGCTAG
- a CDS encoding chemotaxis protein CheA: MDKFQKTFLQEAEELMADLEQALLRLEDDFEDEQCISEIFRAMHSLKGGGSMFGFDTISSVTHHLETIYDQIRNHQLKANRVILDVTFEALDHLKNSLLDQQLADDYNREKHQEVLAKIESLMTETEAVPDELESQDAGQSMATYYIHVAPNESIFANGTNPLYLIDDLSALGECMILPSMAEVPALKDVEPEKCYTQFEVLLSTERPKDEINDVFIFAEDQCEIQVEMICGGNLLDFEPFINALQAKTLDENILGYDAIKDLVQLHLDEGSKSLKTRKKEITKTESSIRVSSDKLDELMNLVSELVTTQAQISLIAEQKGIVELTELGENMEKITRRLRDNAFSICLVPIQVLVTRFQRLVRDLSNDLGKEIQFIASGTDTELDKSIIENISDPILHIIRNSIDHGIEPADERVRKGKSPEGRLELNAFYSGTYVYIQIKDDGQGINPESIKKKAIQNGLIVTGDQLTEKETLELIFMPGFSTAEEVTDVSGRGVGMDVVKRKIEALKGDVTLASQIDKGTTITIKLPLTLSIIDGMLVQVADTKYIIPLDFVDRCYEINTLKIDEDESQKHVFEGSMLPVLNTRACFGLAAYQGSITQVIKLNYDEFPVCITVDHIIGQYQAAMKPLGDHYETQDEFSGATILGDGSVALVLDVMRFIRHQLNRKELKLEQ, encoded by the coding sequence ATGGATAAGTTTCAAAAAACATTTCTGCAAGAAGCTGAAGAGCTCATGGCTGATCTGGAGCAGGCATTATTGCGCCTGGAAGATGACTTTGAAGATGAGCAATGCATTAGTGAGATCTTCCGGGCTATGCATTCGTTGAAAGGTGGAGGTAGCATGTTTGGTTTTGACACCATTAGTTCTGTTACCCATCATTTGGAAACCATTTACGATCAGATAAGAAATCATCAACTCAAAGCGAACAGAGTCATTCTTGATGTTACCTTTGAAGCTTTAGATCATTTAAAAAACTCACTTCTGGATCAGCAGTTAGCTGATGATTATAACAGAGAAAAGCACCAGGAAGTACTGGCTAAAATTGAGTCTTTAATGACTGAAACTGAAGCTGTTCCTGATGAATTGGAGAGCCAGGACGCTGGTCAATCAATGGCTACCTATTATATTCATGTTGCCCCAAATGAAAGCATTTTTGCGAACGGCACCAATCCTTTATATCTGATAGATGACCTGTCAGCTTTAGGCGAATGCATGATTTTGCCTTCTATGGCTGAGGTGCCGGCTCTAAAAGATGTAGAGCCCGAAAAATGCTATACGCAATTTGAGGTACTATTGTCTACAGAAAGACCCAAGGATGAAATAAATGACGTCTTTATTTTTGCAGAAGATCAATGCGAAATACAAGTGGAGATGATCTGCGGAGGTAATTTACTGGATTTTGAACCATTTATCAATGCTTTGCAAGCCAAGACATTAGATGAGAATATATTGGGTTATGATGCCATTAAAGATCTTGTTCAATTACATCTCGATGAAGGTTCAAAATCTTTAAAAACCAGGAAAAAGGAAATTACTAAAACAGAAAGCAGTATCAGGGTATCATCTGATAAGCTTGATGAGCTGATGAATTTGGTTAGTGAACTGGTGACTACTCAGGCGCAGATTTCACTTATTGCTGAGCAAAAGGGCATTGTTGAGCTTACTGAATTAGGGGAAAACATGGAGAAGATTACCCGCAGGCTACGTGATAATGCTTTTTCTATATGTCTGGTGCCTATTCAGGTATTGGTTACCCGCTTTCAAAGGCTGGTGAGAGACCTGAGTAATGATTTGGGCAAGGAAATCCAATTCATAGCTTCTGGAACGGATACGGAGCTAGATAAATCAATAATTGAAAATATAAGTGATCCTATTCTGCATATTATCAGAAATAGTATAGATCATGGAATAGAGCCTGCTGATGAAAGGGTGCGAAAAGGGAAGTCCCCTGAAGGTAGGTTGGAGCTCAATGCTTTCTATTCTGGTACCTATGTTTATATTCAGATAAAAGATGATGGTCAGGGAATCAACCCTGAAAGTATTAAGAAAAAGGCTATTCAAAATGGACTTATTGTTACAGGAGACCAGCTTACAGAAAAAGAAACACTGGAACTTATTTTTATGCCTGGATTTTCTACGGCAGAAGAGGTTACGGACGTTTCAGGACGTGGAGTAGGTATGGATGTAGTGAAGCGAAAAATTGAGGCTTTGAAAGGTGATGTAACTCTAGCTTCACAAATAGACAAGGGTACTACTATTACCATTAAGCTACCACTTACACTCTCTATCATAGATGGCATGTTGGTGCAAGTAGCAGATACCAAATACATTATACCTCTAGATTTTGTAGATAGATGCTATGAGATAAATACTTTAAAAATAGACGAAGATGAAAGTCAAAAGCATGTTTTTGAAGGCAGTATGCTGCCAGTGTTAAATACCAGAGCTTGCTTTGGTCTTGCGGCCTATCAAGGTAGCATTACTCAGGTAATTAAGCTCAATTATGATGAGTTTCCGGTGTGTATTACGGTTGATCATATCATTGGTCAATATCAGGCAGCTATGAAGCCGCTGGGAGATCATTATGAAACTCAAGATGAGTTTAGTGGCGCCACTATTCTGGGAGATGGTAGCGTAGCATTAGTGCTAGATGTGATGAGGTTTATACGGCATCAGCTCAATAGAAAAGAATTAAAATTAGAACAGTAG